Proteins encoded together in one Capricornis sumatraensis isolate serow.1 chromosome 3, serow.2, whole genome shotgun sequence window:
- the EEF1B2 gene encoding elongation factor 1-beta — protein sequence MGFGDLKSPAGLQVLNDYLADKSYIEGYVPSQADVAVFEAVSGPPPADLCHALRWYNHIKSYEKEKASLPGVKKALGKYGPANVEDTTESGATDSKDDDDIDLFGSDDEEESEEARRLREERLAQYESKKAKKPALVAKSSILLDVKPWDDETDMAKLEECVRSIQADGLVWGSSKLVPVGYGIKKLQIQCVVEDDKVGTDMLEEQITAFDEYVQSMDVAAFNKI from the exons ATGGGTTTTGGAGACTTGAAAAGCCCCGCTGGCCTCCAGGTGCTCAACGACTACTTGGCGGACAAGAGTTACATAGAGGG GTATGTGCCATCACAAGCAGATGTGGCAGTATTTGAAGCCGTCTCCGGCCCACCACCTGCCGACTTGTGTCATGCCCTCCGTTGGTATAATCACATCAAATCTTATGAGAAGGAAAAGGCCAG cctGCCAGGAGTGAAGAAAGCTTTGGGCAAATATGGCCCTGCTAATGTGGAAGACACCACAGAAAGTGGAGCTACAGATAGTAAAGATGATGATGACATTGATCTCTTTGGATCTGATGATGAGGAG GAAAGTGAAGAAGCCAGGAGGCTAAGAGAAGAACGCCTTGCCCAGTATGAGTCAAAGAAAGCCAAAA aacCGGCACTTGTCGCCAAGTCTTCCATCTTACTAGACGTGAAACCTTGGGATGATGAGACCGACATGGCAAAACTAGAGGAGTGTGTCAGAAGCATTCAAGCAGACGGCTTGGTCTGGGGCTCTT CTAAACTAGTTCCAGTTGGGTATGGCATTAAGAAACTTCAAATACAGTGTGTAGTTGAAGACGACAAAGTTGGGACAGACATGCTGGAGGAGCAGATCACTGCTTTCGATGAGTATGTAC